AGCATACTAAGAATAAATCTCACCGAAccgaagctctgataccacttgttgggaataagacaccattcccccttgagaaaacacctttgacagagaaataaaatagacacaatcacaacacaagaatttaacgtggaaactccaattaccggagaaaaaaccacggccgttgtcaaatgacaaccagagaatatcactatgtgaaaattgttacaacacatagacttctttctctcaccggcaccccagtacacccacactctctcaaagcaaatatctaactacacctcacaacactctctaatcaaagagtacagaggaaaaaaaaatcaaatacaagcttaaagtgtttccgactggtgcaaaaacaaatggaaaacttagcctcatatttatagcctaggccacccactccatttgctaagcaatgtgggactaattcaaccaaatcctaacaTATCAAACTATTAATATTACAGTTTAAATAACTTaaaacatgatttttttttcattaaatcTTATAATAGAGCTAAACTATGCAAAAATTGCACGATTTCCTgcataaaattacattattgaTTGAACGTATCACTAAATGAACATATGTGATCTGTCTCTTAAATTCTGGTAAGCCTGTTTGAATGCGTAGCTGAAAATTATAATATCCTTATTATTGCTATTTTGTGGATGATAAATGTTGAATGATATATTATTATTGCTTCTATAATATGATGACATAGAGCGAGGTTTTTTTTAAGAGAATACAATCTAATAtctaatatataatattatctAATATGATATAGTTACATTCAATAACATCAAATTAATAGTTTGGAAATACGATTATGAAAcccaaaattccaaaatatatGGAGGCCTTGTTGAACCTGCACGCAACTCGtatttgaaaatttcaaatagactttattaaattaattaagctTCTCATCACATGCAATATAAGAAATTTCCACGTGTCACGGAGTCAAACGTGTCGGTACACCAAATAGAAGGAAATAGCCGTTGGATAGGATTTCACAGGCAGATGTTGCGCTGTCAACAGTTCAGGTTAGTCAGTCAGATTAATCAACATCAATACTTTTTTTAAAACGGTTTTAAAGAATAATCCTAACAGTTTAATAACCAGAGATTTGACCGTGAATACCTTATGTGATTTTATTCTCTGTTTGTTTGTCTTACACTATGAAGAGTGTCACCACAATATTTGCACACCACATGTTATTATTTGAAACAATGGTACATCATAGGATAAATATTTTATCTATgctaaatatatataaaaaattagttattaaattaattatttatataaaatatatattaaaaataaattaaataataatatatttatacataaaatataataactgatttaaaaattaactaatttttaatgttataatatttttgtaaaatttttaaaattttgaaaacaagTAAGGACTTTGTCGTActcaattaattatattttacttcgatattattctattattatttttatttaaacttaaaagttaataaaatagaaaaataatttcaataaaataaaaaatttgctCACGTCAAAATAATGCAAGATGATAACAGTTTTAAGTAGTGTCTATGATTATAATAGATTTTTAATATTACGATTTAAATGAGTCaattgattttataaaatttatattaaattttataattttataatttaaattttattataattttatattttatatactttatttacttttttaattgttaatttttttaatattataattttaaatgaatcaattaattttacaaaatttatatttgatgtcacttaaattttattatgattTTATGTTTTGcatacttatttttttttctaaatttacataaaatttcaatttaattttgttatgaTTTTTGAATGGTAAGACCGTGAGACAATTGGATGCGCAAACTCATGAGAAGCTCACGCGTACCcctcatttttgttttctttttcattttggtTTTTGCTGCTTTCTTCAGTCCAACAAAATTAACCGGTTAAAGTAAAATAGAATtcttttttgtataaaaaaataactaataagtAACAACAACCCCCTAACTAAAAAAAGGTCTTAACaaccaaaatactaaaataggTGTACCTTTACGTGGCATTGAGTCAATGATTAAATTATCAGTAgtagtattaaaattttaaaattgaaaaagataataagataataagataataaaagCATGAGAGAAATAGCAAAGGAAGGTTAATGGTAGAATATATTCTTCCTTATAAAAGCATTCCTCTCTACAATCCCTCGCTCTTCTGTCTCTACTCTCTACCTTTGAATCAATTTTAGGGGTATTCACACAGAAAACAAACAGAAAcacaaaaggggaaaaaaaaataaaaaagaaaccTAAAAACAAATCAAAACCACACCCCCCTTAGCTTCTCTCTTCCTTCCTTCCACCTTCTCGTAATACGCCCTCCAATGGAGGAACACGCttagacacacacacacaacaaAAGAAAATCGTGTCTTCTTTCCTTCGTTTCAATAGAAAAAACGGTACCAAACATTGAAAGCTCCAATAAAGTAGAATAAAATCCTAATTAGCCATCCATGGCGGGCGTGGTTTCGAAGCAGCCCATGAGCACCACCACAACACCCAACAAAAAAGACTCAACGTCGTCGTCATCATCGAACCTCCTGCTAGGTCGGTTTGAGATCGGAAAACTGCTAGGTCACGGAACATTCGCGAAGGTGTACTGCGCAAAGAACGTGAAAACCGGAGAATGGGTGGCAATAAAGGTGATAGACAAAGAGAAGATTCTAAAAGGAGGGCTGGTGGCGCACATCAAGCGCGAGATCTCAATCCTCCGGCGCGTCCGCCACCCTAACATCGTTCAGCTCTTCGAGGTAATGGCAACCAAAACCAAAATCTACTTCGTCATGGAATACGTCCGCGGCGGCGAGCTCTTCAACAAGGTTGCAAAAGGAAGACTCAAAGAAGAAGTCGCCAGAAAGTACTTCCAGCAATTAATCTCCGCCGTCGGATTCTGTCACGAGAGAGGCGTCTACCACCGCGACCTCAAACCCGAGAATCTCCTCCTCGACGAGAACGGTAACCTTAAGGTCTCCGATTTCGGCCTCAGCGCAGTCTCCGATCAAATTCGCCAGGACGGTTTGTTCCACACGTTCTGCGGGACTCCGGCCTACGTGGCACCGGAGGTTCTCGGTCGAAAGGGCTACGACGGCGCAAAAGTTGATCTGTGGTCTTGCGGTGTCGTTTTGTTCGTTTTGATGGCAGGGTACTTGCCGTTTCACGATCAGAACGTGATGCAGATGTATAAGAAGATCTACAAAGGTGAATTCCGGTGCCCTAGGTGGTTCTCCCCTGATCTCGCCAATCTCCTCACCAGGCTCCTCGACACTAAGCCCGAGACGCGGATCGCCATTCCCGAAATCATGCAGAACAAGTGGTTCAAGAAAGGCTTCAAGCAAATCAAGTTCTATGTCGAAGACGATAGGCTCTGTAGTTTCGATGATACTGAAAACATGATCATGGAGGATCATAATGTTAATAGCA
This sequence is a window from Arachis stenosperma cultivar V10309 chromosome 10, arast.V10309.gnm1.PFL2, whole genome shotgun sequence. Protein-coding genes within it:
- the LOC130955138 gene encoding CBL-interacting serine/threonine-protein kinase 12, with protein sequence MAGVVSKQPMSTTTTPNKKDSTSSSSSNLLLGRFEIGKLLGHGTFAKVYCAKNVKTGEWVAIKVIDKEKILKGGLVAHIKREISILRRVRHPNIVQLFEVMATKTKIYFVMEYVRGGELFNKVAKGRLKEEVARKYFQQLISAVGFCHERGVYHRDLKPENLLLDENGNLKVSDFGLSAVSDQIRQDGLFHTFCGTPAYVAPEVLGRKGYDGAKVDLWSCGVVLFVLMAGYLPFHDQNVMQMYKKIYKGEFRCPRWFSPDLANLLTRLLDTKPETRIAIPEIMQNKWFKKGFKQIKFYVEDDRLCSFDDTENMIMEDHNVNSINSSNHPSNISNCGDDDNASVSDYAESDSEVEIKRRHSVSNPPLPRPASLNAFDIISFSKGFDLSGLFEEKGDEARFVTSAPVGKIISKLEEIAHLVRFSVRKKDCRVSLEGTREGLTGPLTIAVEIFELTPKLVVVEVKKKGGDRAEYERFCNNELRPGLMNLMKEEESCSSSFSSSASPANGISSDSTPHYHHHHPPLLRVLSEPANKISSALDDPVEYRPPASEA